From the genome of Desulfobaculum xiamenense:
CCACGTGGGTCTCGTAGTCGTCCGAGAGCCAGTAGCCGTCGGTGGAGGTGCGGTCGTAGCTCAGCCAGTAGTTGACGTTGCCCACGGTGTTGGCGTGGGCGGCTGCCACGCGGTAGGTGTTCGCGTCACTGACTTCGCCGGTGAGGTCGATGGTCGGTTTGGCGGTGCCCTTCTTGGTGATCACGTTGATCACCGCGCCAAGGTAGTTGGGACCGTAGAGCACCGAGGGGGCGCCCTTGGAGATTTCGATCTTCGAGATGATGGACGCGGGAATCTGGCGCAGGTTCAGCTTGCCGTAGTAGGTCTCATAGTAGGGCACGCCGTCGATGAGCACCAGCGAGCGCGACTGGTCGAAGCCGTGCACGAAGAATTGCGGTTCGCTTTTTGCGCCCGTGCCCACGTGGATGCCGGGCGCGTACTGGAGCGCGTCGACAAGGGTTTTTGCACCCATGGCCTCGATTTCCTGCGCATCGATGACCGTGTTGATGGAAATGTCCCGAACGCCGGGTTTTTCGCCACTGACGATGATCTCGCCAAGGGTGAAGACCTGTTCCGAATCGTCCGCCCAGGCGGCGGTGGTCGTGAACGTCACGGCCAGCGCGAGCGCCAACAGGCGGATGCCGAGCCTCCTCATGATTCCAACCTCCGTGTGAGTTCGAGAGTGGCACGCAGGCGACTGCGTGCGGAGTCCAAGGTCCGTGCGAGAATGGATGCTTCGGCCACATGTTGCCACGCCGCCGAAAGGTGCTCCGGGTTCAGGGCTAATAAGTCGGGTTCGGTATTGTCAAGGTAACTGTCATGAATCGTTGTAAATGGTGTGCAAAAGTGTGCTCAAGATGGTTGGAAGGCGGATAGTGTAATACTTACTAAAAAGAACTGAAGGCAACCATAAATGACAATGAATTGCTTGGACTCCGCGTGCGTTTCCAAAATTCTGACGACAATCTGTATTGAAACGCTATGGCATGTGGAATGAGGTGGGAGGATGGAGTTTTGGCGCAGTGTGTCGCAAGAAACGCGTGTGCCGGAAGTGAGTATGGAGCGGCTGCACGCCGGTGAGTGCGGATGTTGACCGCTCCTGTTTGTGTATCCCTTTGCAAATGTTCATGTTGCGTGTATATAGTAGTGTGGACTGCGTGCCCCGCGCCGTGCGGCGGGGAACAAAAAAGGAGTGGAACATGCGCATGACGTGTCTCAAGCTGGCCGGAGTCTGTGTGCTGTATCTGGAAGGCGCGTTCGATGTGGACGCCGCCGGGGTCGTGGCGGATGAGATTGCCCGGCGCGTCGATGGTGGGCGCTATCGATTTATTCTGGACTTGAGCGGACTTGATGAGGTGAACGAGGAGGCCATCGGCACACTGGCGCGTGCGCGCCGTGCGCTTCGCGAACGTGGTGCGGATATCTGGCTCGCGGCACCGTCGGACGAGTTTTGCGATGTGCTGGGGGATGCGCGGCTGGGGTGCAGCTTCGACATGTACGGCGATGTGCGTGCCGCGGCCGACGCCTACCGCTGATGGGCCATGGCGGGGCGGATGATCAGGCGTCCGCCTCGGCGGGCGCGGCGGCGACGGGCCTGCGGTAGAGCAGGCGCAACACGAGCCTGTCCCCGCTCAGTTCGAGCTGGCCGCCCTCGATGAGCGATGTATCCGTGCGGAGGTGATCGAGGAATGCCGCGATGCGCGGTTCGGGCCTGCCGTCCCAGCCTGGGGCGAGAGTGGTGGCGCTGGGCTGCGGAGGGATGGAGAGCGCCCGGTCGCCGGTGGCTTCGCGCACGAGGGCGTCGTCGGCCCAGAGCGCGTCGAGGCCCGGACATTGGAACGTCGGGGTGGGGTGCGCCGTCAGTCGGAGCATGTCCGCCGAGAGCGGCAGAAAGCGCGAGAAGTTGAAGGGTGGGGCCTTGGGGATGCCCGAAGTGCTGAGCATGGGGGCCTGAAGCAGGCGTTCGGCGAGGACGTCGGCCAGCCGGTCGCGCAGTTCGGGACCAAGGCGCGTCTCCACGCCGTTCATGAGTAGACGTGCCCATGCGTGCCAGCGCTGTGCGCTGGAAGCCATGGACAGGATTTCGTGGGGGATGCGCGGCTTGTAGTAGTGACGACAATGGGCGCGTATTGCGTTGTTGAACGCATTGCGCGCCTCTTTCATCGCAAGGTGGAGGACGACCTGTTTTACGTCGCACAGGTAATCATCCGGCTCGCAGATGCAGACGGGGATGATTGTTTCCGCTGTGGGAACGCCCATGGCCATCAAGTATAATGGTGCGACATTCCTGTCAATGCGTGAATCGTTGCATGTTGATGCTGCCGGATGTCGGCGAAATCGTCACTACACACAGTCGGACTGGAGTTCCGGGCCGAGGTAGGCGCGCTCCTGCGGGCCGAGGATGCCGAGGGACAGGCAGATGAGCGTCCACAGGTGTACGGTGTGCCATGTGCCGCCGAACGCCGCCCGCAGGTCGTGTATCTGCGAATGGCAGTTGTGGCAGGGGGTGATGACGTAATCCGCCCCGGTGGCCATGATCTGGTGCGCCTTGAATGCGCCGTAGGCCCTGCGCTGTGCCGGGAAGCCCGCCTGCAACGCGCCGCCGCCCCCGCCACAGCAGTAGTTGGCGCTACGGTTGGGGTGCATCTCCACGAAATTTTCTTCGCCCACCACGGCGCGCGTCACGAAGCGCAGGTCCTCGGCCACGGGATCGCCAAGGGTCTTGCGCACGAGCTGGCAGGGGTCCTGCACCGTGAATTTCAGCCCCTCGCGGTTCCAGTCCGCGTTGACGGGAAGCCTGCCCTCGCGAATCCAGCGTGCGTACCACGGGATGATGCTTTGAAGCTCGAACGACGGGGTGATGTGGAATTTTTCCAGTCCGGCCCGGACTGCGTAGAATTCGTGGCCTCACTCCGTGTTGAGCCAGACCTTGCAGCCGAGGTCCTCCACGGCCTGCACCTTGCGCCGCACGATGCGTTCCCAGCCGTCGTCATCCGCCGCGAACATGCAGTAGTTCTCCGCCGCCCAGCCTACGGAGCCGTAGGTCCAGTCCGCGCCGACGCGGTTCAGGATCTTCCACAGCGGGACCATCTCCTCGGGTTCTGTGACCGGTTCGCGGGAGTTCTGGTTCAGAAAGAACATGGCTCCCTTGCGGTCGATGGGCGCGTCGAGCGTCGTCTCGCCGTCCTGCGTTTCCCGGACTTCCTCAAGCACGTCGCCGACCACGAAAGCGAAATCCTCGGAGCTTGCGCCCATGGCGCTGGTCCCCTCGGTGCGTAGCGCCTGATCGCAGGAGCCGACGATGCCTCGGGGGCGGCTTTCGCGCGGCCACATGGCGCGGGCCTCGTAAACGAGGGCCGGGATGTCGATCTGCATGGGGCACACGTGCACGCAGCGGCGGCACATGGTGCACATCCATACCCACGGCGTGGCGGCCAACTCGTCGTCCATGCCCAGCGTGGCCATGCGCACGAAGCGGCGCGGGTCCATGCCCGCAAGCCCGGTGGCCGGGCAGGCCGAGGAGCACATGCCGCAGGTCAGGCAGGTGTCGAAGCTGCCGCCCGAGGGGAAGAGCCTGCGCGAGATGGCGCGGAAGGAGGACGCGCCGGAGTGTTCCGTGGATGCGTGCATGATGCCTCCATGTCGGATTTCGGGGCAGGACGGGGGTTGCGCTTTGCATCCGTGCATTCGATGTGTATGCCGAATGATGCAAAGCGCCACACAGTATCATTGATATAGCATTGATGCGCACGCACTGCCAGGGTGTGCCGTGTGATGCGCATGTATGGCGGTTGAGCGGGTGAACAGGATGCATTGTGTTGACAAATGCCAGTCATATGGTACGTTTGCCACGATTTTCCGGCTGCGCCGTTGTATCAGGAACCAAAACACCGGAGCGGATATGCAGACGCGGGTGCTCATCATCGGCGGAGGCGCGACGGGGACCGGTCTCGCGCGGGATTTGGCCCTTCGCGGTGTGCGTTGCGTGGTTGCCGAAATGGGCGACGTCAACGCGGGCGCATCCGGCGGCAATCACGGTCTGCTCCACAGTGGCGCGCGCTATGTCCAGTCCGACCCTCACTCTGCGGCGGAATGTCGGGAAGAGGGCGAATTGCTGCGAAAGCTTGCCCCCCAGTGCATTGATGACACCGGGGGGCTTTTTGTTGCCGTCGCCGGGGACGACGAGTCCTACGTGGCGGGGTTTCCGGGCTGGTGCGCGGCGGCTGGGGTGCCGTGCCGTGGCGTCAGCGTCTCCGAGGCTCGCGAGATGGAGCCGGAGATTTCACCGCACGCCATCGCCGCCTTCGAGGTGCGCGACGCGTCCATCGACCCGTTCCGGCTGTCGCTGGAGAATCTGTGGCACGCCCGCGACCTCGGCTGTACCTACATCCGCCGCAACCGCGTGGACCGTTTCGACATTGAGGGCGGCCGCATTCGTCGCGTGGTGCTGCGCCATGTGCGCACCGGGGCTGAGACCATCGTGGAACCGGAACTGGTGGTCAGCGCTTCCGGGGCGTGGGCCGCGAACGTTGCCCAACTGGCGGGCATCCGCATCCCCATGCTCTATTCCAAGGGCACGCTTCTGGTCACGCACGAGCGCATGGCCACGCGGGTCATCAATCGTCTGCGGCCGCCGGGAAACGGGGACATCCTTGTGCCGGGGGGCACGGTGTCTGTGCTTGGCACCACGTCGATCCGCCTGGAGGCGCTGGACGAGATACGCCCGACCATGGCCGAGGTGGACGAGAACGTGGACGAAGGCGCGGCCATGGTGCCGCGACTGGGCACCACGCGCTACATTCGCGCCTATGCGGGCGTGCGTCCGCTCATCGGAGAGGGGGGGGGCGAGGACGACCGTGGGGCGAGCCGAGGCTTCGGACTCTACGATCATGCCCGCGACGGCGTGGAGAATTTCGTGACCATCACCGGCGGCAAGCTCACCACGTTTCGCCTCATGGCCGAGAAGACCGCCGATCTCGTCTGCGAGCGCCTCGGCGTGGACGCGCCCTGCCTCACGCGCAGCATGCCCCTGCCCGTGGCGGACCGCTGCCGCTGGACCGAACCGGGGCTGTCGCCGCGCGAGTGGGCACATCGCTCCGGCGGCGAGGACGGCATCCTGTGCGAGTGCGAAATGGTGCCGCGCAGCACCGTTGATGACATCCTCGGCGGCTGTCGCGAATTTGCCAGCCAGCCAGCCCTGCGCGCCATCGGGCTGCGTAGCCGCGTGGGCAAGGGCGCGTGTCAGGGGGCGTTTTGCGGCATGCGGGTGGGGGCGCATCTCTACGACGAGGGCGTCTTCGATTCGCCACGAGGGCTGCTGCGCATTCGCGAATTCCTTTCCGAACGCTTCAAGGGCCAGCGTCCCGTGTTGTGGGGCGTGCAACTGGCGCAGGCCGAATTGGCCGAGGCCATGCATTGCGGGCTGCTGGGGCTTGATCTTCTGGATGAACCGCCGTCGGACGGAGGTGGGGCATGACGCCACCCATCGTGGATGCCGATTTGGCCGTGGTCGGCTGCGGATTGGCTGGATGCGCCGCCGCTGCCCGCGCCGCCGAGCGCGGACAGCGCGTGGCGTTGATCGGGAGCGTCGGAGCCATGGTCTTCACCAGCGGCTATCTGGACGCGCTTGGTATCGCGCCGGGGCCGCAGCGCCGTCCTCTCGACGATCCGTGGGCGGGCATCGCCGCGCTTTCGGACGCCGAACCCATGCATCCGCTTGCGCGGTTGGGGGCGGGCGAGGTCCGCGCGGCACTCGAATGGTTCCTGAACGTGCTTGCGCAGGCCGGCGTGCCCTACGTCGCCGCCGGGGACGCCAATTTCGTGGCTATGACGCCCGCCGGAACCGTCAAGCGCACATGGGCCGTGCCCGCCACCATGCGGCCGGGTGTTGAGGCTCTGTCTGATGGCGGGGTCTGCATGATCGTCGGCGTGGAGGGGCTGCGGGGATTTTCCGCGCGGCAGGTGGCGGCCAATCTGGCGGCTGCGCGCCCTGGCGTCTTGGTCGAACGAGTGGCCTTTCCGGGCATGGCGGGGCGCGAGGACGTCTATGCCGAGCATATGGCCCGCGCGCTGGAGGTGCCCGACATCCTCGACGGGTTCGCCGAAGTTTTGCGCCCGCGCGTGGGCGGTGTGCGCTACGTGGGGCTGCCCGCCATTCTCGGCGTGCACGCGCCGGAGCGTGTCCGCGCCCGGCTGGAGGAGCGGCTTGGCGTCACGGTGTTCGAGATTCCGTGCATGCCGCCCTCGGTGCCGGGAATCCGCCTACGCGAGGCCCTTGAGGAGGCCCTGCCGAAGATGGGCGTGACGCTTGTGCCTTCGCGCCGCGTGCTGGCGGTTCGGCAGAGCGGCGAGGGCTTCGAGTTGGAGGCCGGGGTGCGGGCGACGGATACCATCGTGCGGGCGCGGGGTGTGGTGCTCGCAACGGGGCGTTTCCTTGGCGGCGGGCTTCGCGCCACGCGCGCCGGGGTGGAGGAGACGGTGTTCGGGTTGCCCGTGTCGCAGCCGGAGAGCCGTTCGGGCTGGCATGCCCGTGAATGTTTCGATCCCCGAGGCCACGGGATCAACAGGGCCGGACTGGAGGTGGACGATGCCATGCGTCCGCTTGGGCGCGATGGCGCGCCCGTGTCCGGCACGCTGTTCGCCGCCGGGTCCGTCCTTGCGCATCAGGACTGGATTCGTTCGCGGTGTGGCGCGGGGTTGGCGGTGTCCACGGCCTGCCGGGCCGTGGACGC
Proteins encoded in this window:
- a CDS encoding STAS domain-containing protein, which produces MRMTCLKLAGVCVLYLEGAFDVDAAGVVADEIARRVDGGRYRFILDLSGLDEVNEEAIGTLARARRALRERGADIWLAAPSDEFCDVLGDARLGCSFDMYGDVRAAADAYR
- a CDS encoding (Fe-S)-binding protein, whose protein sequence is MHASTEHSGASSFRAISRRLFPSGGSFDTCLTCGMCSSACPATGLAGMDPRRFVRMATLGMDDELAATPWVWMCTMCRRCVHVCPMQIDIPALVYEARAMWPRESRPRGIVGSCDQALRTEGTSAMGASSEDFAFVVGDVLEEVRETQDGETTLDAPIDRKGAMFFLNQNSREPVTEPEEMVPLWKILNRVGADWTYGSVGWAAENYCMFAADDDGWERIVRRKVQAVEDLGCKVWLNTEUGHEFYAVRAGLEKFHITPSFELQSIIPWYARWIREGRLPVNADWNREGLKFTVQDPCQLVRKTLGDPVAEDLRFVTRAVVGEENFVEMHPNRSANYCCGGGGGALQAGFPAQRRAYGAFKAHQIMATGADYVITPCHNCHSQIHDLRAAFGGTWHTVHLWTLICLSLGILGPQERAYLGPELQSDCV
- the glpA gene encoding anaerobic glycerol-3-phosphate dehydrogenase subunit A; protein product: MQTRVLIIGGGATGTGLARDLALRGVRCVVAEMGDVNAGASGGNHGLLHSGARYVQSDPHSAAECREEGELLRKLAPQCIDDTGGLFVAVAGDDESYVAGFPGWCAAAGVPCRGVSVSEAREMEPEISPHAIAAFEVRDASIDPFRLSLENLWHARDLGCTYIRRNRVDRFDIEGGRIRRVVLRHVRTGAETIVEPELVVSASGAWAANVAQLAGIRIPMLYSKGTLLVTHERMATRVINRLRPPGNGDILVPGGTVSVLGTTSIRLEALDEIRPTMAEVDENVDEGAAMVPRLGTTRYIRAYAGVRPLIGEGGGEDDRGASRGFGLYDHARDGVENFVTITGGKLTTFRLMAEKTADLVCERLGVDAPCLTRSMPLPVADRCRWTEPGLSPREWAHRSGGEDGILCECEMVPRSTVDDILGGCREFASQPALRAIGLRSRVGKGACQGAFCGMRVGAHLYDEGVFDSPRGLLRIREFLSERFKGQRPVLWGVQLAQAELAEAMHCGLLGLDLLDEPPSDGGGA
- the glpB gene encoding glycerol-3-phosphate dehydrogenase subunit GlpB; this encodes MTPPIVDADLAVVGCGLAGCAAAARAAERGQRVALIGSVGAMVFTSGYLDALGIAPGPQRRPLDDPWAGIAALSDAEPMHPLARLGAGEVRAALEWFLNVLAQAGVPYVAAGDANFVAMTPAGTVKRTWAVPATMRPGVEALSDGGVCMIVGVEGLRGFSARQVAANLAAARPGVLVERVAFPGMAGREDVYAEHMARALEVPDILDGFAEVLRPRVGGVRYVGLPAILGVHAPERVRARLEERLGVTVFEIPCMPPSVPGIRLREALEEALPKMGVTLVPSRRVLAVRQSGEGFELEAGVRATDTIVRARGVVLATGRFLGGGLRATRAGVEETVFGLPVSQPESRSGWHARECFDPRGHGINRAGLEVDDAMRPLGRDGAPVSGTLFAAGSVLAHQDWIRSRCGAGLAVSTACRAVDAFVEPES